A region of Lycium barbarum isolate Lr01 chromosome 3, ASM1917538v2, whole genome shotgun sequence DNA encodes the following proteins:
- the LOC132631220 gene encoding uncharacterized protein LOC132631220 → MRACAIDFESHWDEQLPLVEFASNNSYQSSIEMAPYETLYGRRCRSPVGWFELGERKLLGPEMVQQALDKVKVIQNRLKTTQSRQKSYSDKRVCDLKFMEGDMVLLKVSPMKEVHSIFHVSMLRKYSRDLSHTVQVIDHETVHLDQKLAYEEVPIAILDRQVRQLRSKSIPSVKIL, encoded by the exons ATGAGAGCATGTGCCATTGATTTTGAAAGTCATTGGGATGAGCAGTTGCCTTTGGTAGAGTTCGCCTCTAATAACAGCTACCAGTCCAGTATTGAGATGGCTCCATATGAGACTTTGTACGGTAGGCGGTGTCGTTCTCCAGTTGGTTGGTTCGAACTAGGTGAGAGGAAGCTTTTAGGTCCAGAGATGGTTCAGCAAGCTTTGGACAAGGTAAAGGTAATCCAAAACCGGCTCAAGACAACTCAAAGCAGGCAAAAATCTTATTCGGACAAGAGAGTTTGTGATCTGAAGTTCATGGAGGGTGATATGGTTCTTTTAAAAGTatcgcccatgaaag AAGTTCATTCAATTTTTCATGTTTCCATGCTCCGAAAATACTCTAGAGACCTGAGCCATACTGTTCAGGTTATTGACCATGAGACAGTTCATCTTGATCAAAAGTTAGCCTATGAGGAGGTCCcgatagctattttggaccgACAGGTTCGCCAGCTAAGATCTAAGAGTATTCCTTCTGTAAAAATTTTGTAG